Part of the Bacteroidota bacterium genome is shown below.
TTAAGTATTATAATATTGCACGTATTTGCTTGCTCATCGGGCGACAAAAGCAAGTATTATAAAGAGAAGCCAAACATGCCTGAACAAAGAGGCGAAAACATTACTATGGTTTATACTGATTCGGGCGAGCTGAGGGCAAAAATGCTCTCACCTTTGGTAGAACATTATAATCATAATAAAAGTAATCCCATCACCCTCATGTCGAAAGGTATTTTGGTGTATTTTTATAAACAGGATAAGTCTCACCCCAATAGCAAATTGAAAGCAAACTATGCCACGAGGTTTGAACAAAAGCAAACCGTTGAACTTAAAAATGATATAGAAGTGGTT
Proteins encoded:
- the lptC gene encoding LPS export ABC transporter periplasmic protein LptC; the protein is MRNAILSIIILHVFACSSGDKSKYYKEKPNMPEQRGENITMVYTDSGELRAKMLSPLVEHYNHNKSNPITLMSKGILVYFYKQDKSHPNSKLKANYATRFEQKQTVELKNDIEVVNEEGDTLNTEYLLWDEKTRMITSNAFVRIKKKKEILYGEGFESNEDFSKYKIFKIKGTIYRDRAEIE